A genomic window from Chaetodon auriga isolate fChaAug3 chromosome 13, fChaAug3.hap1, whole genome shotgun sequence includes:
- the carf gene encoding calcium-responsive transcription factor isoform X1, producing the protein METRTHRDVSSLEPEQVRQTDSAEPGPDQRGPASPPVSPETDAALSSAPPADCPCPSSAAIVTTETNPPPPPAAAPAPSDPAADTWVTSQVLAPPSATCHSQLIIVEQRGQTPSAERMLIVTGQSEGREVFVIPSNQLSGSQLAVISSSPAGAVVNIPVTTATDSSSSKQTAAASSLDASTRMKPLPSGSPSWALRLRNAQKLGDSYRGFCCSEAELEAILLLHKQQTGCVFGTRQSPSVDKPATRLMWKSQYVPYDGIPFVNTGSRAIAMECQFGPRRKGLQSNKSSEQTAELSYKATCPARIYIKKVRKFPEFRVPSEPTADRKTVRQEQEKAFQSLKNQNLETGGVIRFYLQLPTERAHLYHTVDTPPVPPPLPDLPPPPTQPEEEEEAEEMMEEEAEQNRVIPSRLHPRVAERIRQLVAAGHHQVYSVRKQLRHFVEKELFKCDGLPERHNLRYFPTVNDIKNHIHESQKALGLTSSSAEWTEASSDPLIETVTLTLTPAAEVDGSDSLSPEAVQLFSSLSSLQPKIFAQLQGILQPPPPLSPLPPSSFLQIPGGESVVASGPEEVLDEGQQVSGGGQHVVPQNEENIQLQINDSATSTSLLQAEVKHEEEEMKMRELQESSGSC; encoded by the exons ATGGAGACAAGAACCCACAGAGATGTCAGCAGTCTTGAACCTGAACAGGTCAGACAGACTGAT TCTGCAGAACCTGGACCAGACCAGCGTGGCCCCGCctcccctcctgtctctcctgaAACAGATGCTGCTCTAAGCTCCGCCCCTCCAGCTGACTGTCCCTGCCCATCGTCAGCAGCCATTGTGACCACAGAAacaaaccctcctcctcctcctgcagctgcccCCGCCCCCTCTGATCCAGCTGCTGACACCTGGGTGACATCACAGGTGCTGGCTCCGCCCTCAGCGACGTGTCACAGTCAGCTGATCATCGTGGAGCAGCGAGGTCAGACACCATCTGCCGAACGCATG ctgatCGTGACGGGCCAGTCAGAGGGAAGAGAGGTGTTTGTCATCCCGTCCAATCAGCTCTCAGGGTCCCAGCTGGCCGTGATCTCTAGTAGCCCAGCAG gTGCTGTTGTCAACATCCCAGTAACCACGGCAAcagactccagcagcagcaagcagacAGCAGCCGCCAG CAGTCTGGATGCTTCCACTCGTATGAAGCCGCTGCCCTCCGGCTCCCCCAGCTGGGCCCTGAGACTGCGTAACGCTCAG AAGTTGGGAGATTCCTACAGAGGTTTCTGCTGTTCAGAGGCAGAGTTGGAGGCCATCCTGTTGCTCCATAAGCAGCAGACTGGTTGTGTCTTTGGGACTCGTCAGTCTCCATCTGTGGACAAACCAGCAACCAGATTAATGTGGAAGTCTCAGTACGTCCCCTATGACGGCATCCCATTCGTCAATACAG GCAGCAGAGCGATCGCGATGGAGTGTCAGTTCGGACCTCGCAGGAAAGGACTGCAGTCCAACAAGAGCTCTGAACAAACTGCTGAGCTCTCATACAAAGCTACCTGTCCCGCCAg GATCTACATAAAGAAAGTTCGAAAGTTTCCAGAATTCAGAGTCCCATCAGAGccgacagcagacaggaagacgGTGAgacaggagcaggagaaggcCTTCCAGAGTCTGAAGAACCAGAACCTGGAGACAGGAGGGGTCATCAG gTTTTACCTGCAGCTCCCCACAGAGAGAGCTCACCTGTATCACACCGTGGACACGCCCCCTGTCCCCCCGCCTCTCCCTgacctcccccctccccccacccagccagaggaggaggaggaggcggaggagatgatggaggaggaagcagagcag AACAGAGTCATCCCGTCTCGCCTCCACCCGCGGGTGGCTGAGAGGATCCGGCAGCTGGTGGCAGCAGGTCATCATCAGGTCTACAGTGTCCGCAAACAGCTCAG gcaTTTTGTGGAGAAGGAACTCTTTAAATGTGATGGCCTTCCAGAGAGACACAACCTGAGATACTTCCCCACCGTCAACGACATCAAAAACCATATCCATGAGTCCCAGAAGGCCCTGGGGCTGACCAGCAGCTCCGCTgag tggacTGAAGCAAGTAGTGACCCTCTGATTGAGACggtcacactgacactgactcctgctgctgaag TGGACGGCAGCGACTCTTTGTCTCCTGAAGCTGTTCAGCTGTTCagttctctctcttctctgcagcCCAAGATCTTTGCTCAGCTGCAG GGAatcctccagcctcctcctcctctctcccccctccccccatctTCCTTCCTCCAGATTCCTGGTGGGgagtctgtggtggcatcaGGTCCAGAGGAGGTGCTGGATGAGGGGCAGCAGGTCAGTGGAGGAGGCCAGCATGTGGTTCCACAGAACGAAGAGAACATCCAGCTGCAGATCAATGACTCTGCTACCAGCA CTTCTCTGCTTCAGGCGGAGGTGAAAcacgaagaggaggagatgaagatgagggagTTGCAGGAGTCATCTGGTTCATGTTGA
- the carf gene encoding calcium-responsive transcription factor isoform X7, translating into MLIVTGQSEGREVFVIPSNQLSGSQLAVISSSPAGAVVNIPVTTATDSSSSKQTAAASLDASTRMKPLPSGSPSWALRLRNAQKLGDSYRGFCCSEAELEAILLLHKQQTGCVFGTRQSPSVDKPATRLMWKSQYVPYDGIPFVNTGSRAIAMECQFGPRRKGLQSNKSSEQTAELSYKATCPARIYIKKVRKFPEFRVPSEPTADRKTVRQEQEKAFQSLKNQNLETGGVIRFYLQLPTERAHLYHTVDTPPVPPPLPDLPPPPTQPEEEEEAEEMMEEEAEQNRVIPSRLHPRVAERIRQLVAAGHHQVYSVRKQLRHFVEKELFKCDGLPERHNLRYFPTVNDIKNHIHESQKALGLTSSSAEWTEASSDPLIETVTLTLTPAAEVDGSDSLSPEAVQLFSSLSSLQPKIFAQLQGILQPPPPLSPLPPSSFLQIPGGESVVASGPEEVLDEGQQVSGGGQHVVPQNEENIQLQINDSATSTSLLQAEVKHEEEEMKMRELQESSGSC; encoded by the exons ATG ctgatCGTGACGGGCCAGTCAGAGGGAAGAGAGGTGTTTGTCATCCCGTCCAATCAGCTCTCAGGGTCCCAGCTGGCCGTGATCTCTAGTAGCCCAGCAG gTGCTGTTGTCAACATCCCAGTAACCACGGCAAcagactccagcagcagcaagcagacAGCAGCCGCCAG TCTGGATGCTTCCACTCGTATGAAGCCGCTGCCCTCCGGCTCCCCCAGCTGGGCCCTGAGACTGCGTAACGCTCAG AAGTTGGGAGATTCCTACAGAGGTTTCTGCTGTTCAGAGGCAGAGTTGGAGGCCATCCTGTTGCTCCATAAGCAGCAGACTGGTTGTGTCTTTGGGACTCGTCAGTCTCCATCTGTGGACAAACCAGCAACCAGATTAATGTGGAAGTCTCAGTACGTCCCCTATGACGGCATCCCATTCGTCAATACAG GCAGCAGAGCGATCGCGATGGAGTGTCAGTTCGGACCTCGCAGGAAAGGACTGCAGTCCAACAAGAGCTCTGAACAAACTGCTGAGCTCTCATACAAAGCTACCTGTCCCGCCAg GATCTACATAAAGAAAGTTCGAAAGTTTCCAGAATTCAGAGTCCCATCAGAGccgacagcagacaggaagacgGTGAgacaggagcaggagaaggcCTTCCAGAGTCTGAAGAACCAGAACCTGGAGACAGGAGGGGTCATCAG gTTTTACCTGCAGCTCCCCACAGAGAGAGCTCACCTGTATCACACCGTGGACACGCCCCCTGTCCCCCCGCCTCTCCCTgacctcccccctccccccacccagccagaggaggaggaggaggcggaggagatgatggaggaggaagcagagcag AACAGAGTCATCCCGTCTCGCCTCCACCCGCGGGTGGCTGAGAGGATCCGGCAGCTGGTGGCAGCAGGTCATCATCAGGTCTACAGTGTCCGCAAACAGCTCAG gcaTTTTGTGGAGAAGGAACTCTTTAAATGTGATGGCCTTCCAGAGAGACACAACCTGAGATACTTCCCCACCGTCAACGACATCAAAAACCATATCCATGAGTCCCAGAAGGCCCTGGGGCTGACCAGCAGCTCCGCTgag tggacTGAAGCAAGTAGTGACCCTCTGATTGAGACggtcacactgacactgactcctgctgctgaag TGGACGGCAGCGACTCTTTGTCTCCTGAAGCTGTTCAGCTGTTCagttctctctcttctctgcagcCCAAGATCTTTGCTCAGCTGCAG GGAatcctccagcctcctcctcctctctcccccctccccccatctTCCTTCCTCCAGATTCCTGGTGGGgagtctgtggtggcatcaGGTCCAGAGGAGGTGCTGGATGAGGGGCAGCAGGTCAGTGGAGGAGGCCAGCATGTGGTTCCACAGAACGAAGAGAACATCCAGCTGCAGATCAATGACTCTGCTACCAGCA CTTCTCTGCTTCAGGCGGAGGTGAAAcacgaagaggaggagatgaagatgagggagTTGCAGGAGTCATCTGGTTCATGTTGA
- the carf gene encoding calcium-responsive transcription factor isoform X3: METRTHRDVSSLEPEQSAEPGPDQRGPASPPVSPETDAALSSAPPADCPCPSSAAIVTTETNPPPPPAAAPAPSDPAADTWVTSQVLAPPSATCHSQLIIVEQRGQTPSAERMLIVTGQSEGREVFVIPSNQLSGSQLAVISSSPAGAVVNIPVTTATDSSSSKQTAAASSLDASTRMKPLPSGSPSWALRLRNAQKLGDSYRGFCCSEAELEAILLLHKQQTGCVFGTRQSPSVDKPATRLMWKSQYVPYDGIPFVNTGSRAIAMECQFGPRRKGLQSNKSSEQTAELSYKATCPARIYIKKVRKFPEFRVPSEPTADRKTVRQEQEKAFQSLKNQNLETGGVIRFYLQLPTERAHLYHTVDTPPVPPPLPDLPPPPTQPEEEEEAEEMMEEEAEQNRVIPSRLHPRVAERIRQLVAAGHHQVYSVRKQLRHFVEKELFKCDGLPERHNLRYFPTVNDIKNHIHESQKALGLTSSSAEWTEASSDPLIETVTLTLTPAAEVDGSDSLSPEAVQLFSSLSSLQPKIFAQLQGILQPPPPLSPLPPSSFLQIPGGESVVASGPEEVLDEGQQVSGGGQHVVPQNEENIQLQINDSATSTSLLQAEVKHEEEEMKMRELQESSGSC; this comes from the exons ATGGAGACAAGAACCCACAGAGATGTCAGCAGTCTTGAACCTGAACAG TCTGCAGAACCTGGACCAGACCAGCGTGGCCCCGCctcccctcctgtctctcctgaAACAGATGCTGCTCTAAGCTCCGCCCCTCCAGCTGACTGTCCCTGCCCATCGTCAGCAGCCATTGTGACCACAGAAacaaaccctcctcctcctcctgcagctgcccCCGCCCCCTCTGATCCAGCTGCTGACACCTGGGTGACATCACAGGTGCTGGCTCCGCCCTCAGCGACGTGTCACAGTCAGCTGATCATCGTGGAGCAGCGAGGTCAGACACCATCTGCCGAACGCATG ctgatCGTGACGGGCCAGTCAGAGGGAAGAGAGGTGTTTGTCATCCCGTCCAATCAGCTCTCAGGGTCCCAGCTGGCCGTGATCTCTAGTAGCCCAGCAG gTGCTGTTGTCAACATCCCAGTAACCACGGCAAcagactccagcagcagcaagcagacAGCAGCCGCCAG CAGTCTGGATGCTTCCACTCGTATGAAGCCGCTGCCCTCCGGCTCCCCCAGCTGGGCCCTGAGACTGCGTAACGCTCAG AAGTTGGGAGATTCCTACAGAGGTTTCTGCTGTTCAGAGGCAGAGTTGGAGGCCATCCTGTTGCTCCATAAGCAGCAGACTGGTTGTGTCTTTGGGACTCGTCAGTCTCCATCTGTGGACAAACCAGCAACCAGATTAATGTGGAAGTCTCAGTACGTCCCCTATGACGGCATCCCATTCGTCAATACAG GCAGCAGAGCGATCGCGATGGAGTGTCAGTTCGGACCTCGCAGGAAAGGACTGCAGTCCAACAAGAGCTCTGAACAAACTGCTGAGCTCTCATACAAAGCTACCTGTCCCGCCAg GATCTACATAAAGAAAGTTCGAAAGTTTCCAGAATTCAGAGTCCCATCAGAGccgacagcagacaggaagacgGTGAgacaggagcaggagaaggcCTTCCAGAGTCTGAAGAACCAGAACCTGGAGACAGGAGGGGTCATCAG gTTTTACCTGCAGCTCCCCACAGAGAGAGCTCACCTGTATCACACCGTGGACACGCCCCCTGTCCCCCCGCCTCTCCCTgacctcccccctccccccacccagccagaggaggaggaggaggcggaggagatgatggaggaggaagcagagcag AACAGAGTCATCCCGTCTCGCCTCCACCCGCGGGTGGCTGAGAGGATCCGGCAGCTGGTGGCAGCAGGTCATCATCAGGTCTACAGTGTCCGCAAACAGCTCAG gcaTTTTGTGGAGAAGGAACTCTTTAAATGTGATGGCCTTCCAGAGAGACACAACCTGAGATACTTCCCCACCGTCAACGACATCAAAAACCATATCCATGAGTCCCAGAAGGCCCTGGGGCTGACCAGCAGCTCCGCTgag tggacTGAAGCAAGTAGTGACCCTCTGATTGAGACggtcacactgacactgactcctgctgctgaag TGGACGGCAGCGACTCTTTGTCTCCTGAAGCTGTTCAGCTGTTCagttctctctcttctctgcagcCCAAGATCTTTGCTCAGCTGCAG GGAatcctccagcctcctcctcctctctcccccctccccccatctTCCTTCCTCCAGATTCCTGGTGGGgagtctgtggtggcatcaGGTCCAGAGGAGGTGCTGGATGAGGGGCAGCAGGTCAGTGGAGGAGGCCAGCATGTGGTTCCACAGAACGAAGAGAACATCCAGCTGCAGATCAATGACTCTGCTACCAGCA CTTCTCTGCTTCAGGCGGAGGTGAAAcacgaagaggaggagatgaagatgagggagTTGCAGGAGTCATCTGGTTCATGTTGA
- the carf gene encoding calcium-responsive transcription factor isoform X6: MLIVTGQSEGREVFVIPSNQLSGSQLAVISSSPAGAVVNIPVTTATDSSSSKQTAAASSLDASTRMKPLPSGSPSWALRLRNAQKLGDSYRGFCCSEAELEAILLLHKQQTGCVFGTRQSPSVDKPATRLMWKSQYVPYDGIPFVNTGSRAIAMECQFGPRRKGLQSNKSSEQTAELSYKATCPARIYIKKVRKFPEFRVPSEPTADRKTVRQEQEKAFQSLKNQNLETGGVIRFYLQLPTERAHLYHTVDTPPVPPPLPDLPPPPTQPEEEEEAEEMMEEEAEQNRVIPSRLHPRVAERIRQLVAAGHHQVYSVRKQLRHFVEKELFKCDGLPERHNLRYFPTVNDIKNHIHESQKALGLTSSSAEWTEASSDPLIETVTLTLTPAAEVDGSDSLSPEAVQLFSSLSSLQPKIFAQLQGILQPPPPLSPLPPSSFLQIPGGESVVASGPEEVLDEGQQVSGGGQHVVPQNEENIQLQINDSATSTSLLQAEVKHEEEEMKMRELQESSGSC; this comes from the exons ATG ctgatCGTGACGGGCCAGTCAGAGGGAAGAGAGGTGTTTGTCATCCCGTCCAATCAGCTCTCAGGGTCCCAGCTGGCCGTGATCTCTAGTAGCCCAGCAG gTGCTGTTGTCAACATCCCAGTAACCACGGCAAcagactccagcagcagcaagcagacAGCAGCCGCCAG CAGTCTGGATGCTTCCACTCGTATGAAGCCGCTGCCCTCCGGCTCCCCCAGCTGGGCCCTGAGACTGCGTAACGCTCAG AAGTTGGGAGATTCCTACAGAGGTTTCTGCTGTTCAGAGGCAGAGTTGGAGGCCATCCTGTTGCTCCATAAGCAGCAGACTGGTTGTGTCTTTGGGACTCGTCAGTCTCCATCTGTGGACAAACCAGCAACCAGATTAATGTGGAAGTCTCAGTACGTCCCCTATGACGGCATCCCATTCGTCAATACAG GCAGCAGAGCGATCGCGATGGAGTGTCAGTTCGGACCTCGCAGGAAAGGACTGCAGTCCAACAAGAGCTCTGAACAAACTGCTGAGCTCTCATACAAAGCTACCTGTCCCGCCAg GATCTACATAAAGAAAGTTCGAAAGTTTCCAGAATTCAGAGTCCCATCAGAGccgacagcagacaggaagacgGTGAgacaggagcaggagaaggcCTTCCAGAGTCTGAAGAACCAGAACCTGGAGACAGGAGGGGTCATCAG gTTTTACCTGCAGCTCCCCACAGAGAGAGCTCACCTGTATCACACCGTGGACACGCCCCCTGTCCCCCCGCCTCTCCCTgacctcccccctccccccacccagccagaggaggaggaggaggcggaggagatgatggaggaggaagcagagcag AACAGAGTCATCCCGTCTCGCCTCCACCCGCGGGTGGCTGAGAGGATCCGGCAGCTGGTGGCAGCAGGTCATCATCAGGTCTACAGTGTCCGCAAACAGCTCAG gcaTTTTGTGGAGAAGGAACTCTTTAAATGTGATGGCCTTCCAGAGAGACACAACCTGAGATACTTCCCCACCGTCAACGACATCAAAAACCATATCCATGAGTCCCAGAAGGCCCTGGGGCTGACCAGCAGCTCCGCTgag tggacTGAAGCAAGTAGTGACCCTCTGATTGAGACggtcacactgacactgactcctgctgctgaag TGGACGGCAGCGACTCTTTGTCTCCTGAAGCTGTTCAGCTGTTCagttctctctcttctctgcagcCCAAGATCTTTGCTCAGCTGCAG GGAatcctccagcctcctcctcctctctcccccctccccccatctTCCTTCCTCCAGATTCCTGGTGGGgagtctgtggtggcatcaGGTCCAGAGGAGGTGCTGGATGAGGGGCAGCAGGTCAGTGGAGGAGGCCAGCATGTGGTTCCACAGAACGAAGAGAACATCCAGCTGCAGATCAATGACTCTGCTACCAGCA CTTCTCTGCTTCAGGCGGAGGTGAAAcacgaagaggaggagatgaagatgagggagTTGCAGGAGTCATCTGGTTCATGTTGA
- the carf gene encoding calcium-responsive transcription factor isoform X5 — METRTHRDVSSLEPEQVRQTDSAEPGPDQRGPASPPVSPETDAALSSAPPADCPCPSSAAIVTTETNPPPPPAAAPAPSDPAADTWVTSQVLAPPSATCHSQLIIVEQRGQTPSAERMLIVTGQSEGREVFVIPSNQLSGSQLAVISSSPAGAVVNIPVTTATDSSSSKQTAAASSLDASTRMKPLPSGSPSWALRLRNAQKLGDSYRGFCCSEAELEAILLLHKQQTGCVFGTRQSPSVDKPATRLMWKSQYVPYDGIPFVNTGSRAIAMECQFGPRRKGLQSNKSSEQTAELSYKATCPARIYIKKVRKFPEFRVPSEPTADRKTVRQEQEKAFQSLKNQNLETGGVIRFYLQLPTERAHLYHTVDTPPVPPPLPDLPPPPTQPEEEEEAEEMMEEEAEQNRVIPSRLHPRVAERIRQLVAAGHHQVYSVRKQLRHFVEKELFKCDGLPERHNLRYFPTVNDIKNHIHESQKALGLTSSSAEWTEASSDPLIETVTLTLTPAAEVDGSDSLSPEAVQLFSSLSSLQPKIFAQLQGILQPPPPLSPLPPSSFLQIPGGESVVASGPEEVLDEGQQLLCFRRR; from the exons ATGGAGACAAGAACCCACAGAGATGTCAGCAGTCTTGAACCTGAACAGGTCAGACAGACTGAT TCTGCAGAACCTGGACCAGACCAGCGTGGCCCCGCctcccctcctgtctctcctgaAACAGATGCTGCTCTAAGCTCCGCCCCTCCAGCTGACTGTCCCTGCCCATCGTCAGCAGCCATTGTGACCACAGAAacaaaccctcctcctcctcctgcagctgcccCCGCCCCCTCTGATCCAGCTGCTGACACCTGGGTGACATCACAGGTGCTGGCTCCGCCCTCAGCGACGTGTCACAGTCAGCTGATCATCGTGGAGCAGCGAGGTCAGACACCATCTGCCGAACGCATG ctgatCGTGACGGGCCAGTCAGAGGGAAGAGAGGTGTTTGTCATCCCGTCCAATCAGCTCTCAGGGTCCCAGCTGGCCGTGATCTCTAGTAGCCCAGCAG gTGCTGTTGTCAACATCCCAGTAACCACGGCAAcagactccagcagcagcaagcagacAGCAGCCGCCAG CAGTCTGGATGCTTCCACTCGTATGAAGCCGCTGCCCTCCGGCTCCCCCAGCTGGGCCCTGAGACTGCGTAACGCTCAG AAGTTGGGAGATTCCTACAGAGGTTTCTGCTGTTCAGAGGCAGAGTTGGAGGCCATCCTGTTGCTCCATAAGCAGCAGACTGGTTGTGTCTTTGGGACTCGTCAGTCTCCATCTGTGGACAAACCAGCAACCAGATTAATGTGGAAGTCTCAGTACGTCCCCTATGACGGCATCCCATTCGTCAATACAG GCAGCAGAGCGATCGCGATGGAGTGTCAGTTCGGACCTCGCAGGAAAGGACTGCAGTCCAACAAGAGCTCTGAACAAACTGCTGAGCTCTCATACAAAGCTACCTGTCCCGCCAg GATCTACATAAAGAAAGTTCGAAAGTTTCCAGAATTCAGAGTCCCATCAGAGccgacagcagacaggaagacgGTGAgacaggagcaggagaaggcCTTCCAGAGTCTGAAGAACCAGAACCTGGAGACAGGAGGGGTCATCAG gTTTTACCTGCAGCTCCCCACAGAGAGAGCTCACCTGTATCACACCGTGGACACGCCCCCTGTCCCCCCGCCTCTCCCTgacctcccccctccccccacccagccagaggaggaggaggaggcggaggagatgatggaggaggaagcagagcag AACAGAGTCATCCCGTCTCGCCTCCACCCGCGGGTGGCTGAGAGGATCCGGCAGCTGGTGGCAGCAGGTCATCATCAGGTCTACAGTGTCCGCAAACAGCTCAG gcaTTTTGTGGAGAAGGAACTCTTTAAATGTGATGGCCTTCCAGAGAGACACAACCTGAGATACTTCCCCACCGTCAACGACATCAAAAACCATATCCATGAGTCCCAGAAGGCCCTGGGGCTGACCAGCAGCTCCGCTgag tggacTGAAGCAAGTAGTGACCCTCTGATTGAGACggtcacactgacactgactcctgctgctgaag TGGACGGCAGCGACTCTTTGTCTCCTGAAGCTGTTCAGCTGTTCagttctctctcttctctgcagcCCAAGATCTTTGCTCAGCTGCAG GGAatcctccagcctcctcctcctctctcccccctccccccatctTCCTTCCTCCAGATTCCTGGTGGGgagtctgtggtggcatcaGGTCCAGAGGAGGTGCTGGATGAGGGGCAGCAG CTTCTCTGCTTCAGGCGGAGGTGA
- the carf gene encoding calcium-responsive transcription factor isoform X2 gives METRTHRDVSSLEPEQVRQTDSAEPGPDQRGPASPPVSPETDAALSSAPPADCPCPSSAAIVTTETNPPPPPAAAPAPSDPAADTWVTSQVLAPPSATCHSQLIIVEQRGQTPSAERMLIVTGQSEGREVFVIPSNQLSGSQLAVISSSPAGAVVNIPVTTATDSSSSKQTAAASLDASTRMKPLPSGSPSWALRLRNAQKLGDSYRGFCCSEAELEAILLLHKQQTGCVFGTRQSPSVDKPATRLMWKSQYVPYDGIPFVNTGSRAIAMECQFGPRRKGLQSNKSSEQTAELSYKATCPARIYIKKVRKFPEFRVPSEPTADRKTVRQEQEKAFQSLKNQNLETGGVIRFYLQLPTERAHLYHTVDTPPVPPPLPDLPPPPTQPEEEEEAEEMMEEEAEQNRVIPSRLHPRVAERIRQLVAAGHHQVYSVRKQLRHFVEKELFKCDGLPERHNLRYFPTVNDIKNHIHESQKALGLTSSSAEWTEASSDPLIETVTLTLTPAAEVDGSDSLSPEAVQLFSSLSSLQPKIFAQLQGILQPPPPLSPLPPSSFLQIPGGESVVASGPEEVLDEGQQVSGGGQHVVPQNEENIQLQINDSATSTSLLQAEVKHEEEEMKMRELQESSGSC, from the exons ATGGAGACAAGAACCCACAGAGATGTCAGCAGTCTTGAACCTGAACAGGTCAGACAGACTGAT TCTGCAGAACCTGGACCAGACCAGCGTGGCCCCGCctcccctcctgtctctcctgaAACAGATGCTGCTCTAAGCTCCGCCCCTCCAGCTGACTGTCCCTGCCCATCGTCAGCAGCCATTGTGACCACAGAAacaaaccctcctcctcctcctgcagctgcccCCGCCCCCTCTGATCCAGCTGCTGACACCTGGGTGACATCACAGGTGCTGGCTCCGCCCTCAGCGACGTGTCACAGTCAGCTGATCATCGTGGAGCAGCGAGGTCAGACACCATCTGCCGAACGCATG ctgatCGTGACGGGCCAGTCAGAGGGAAGAGAGGTGTTTGTCATCCCGTCCAATCAGCTCTCAGGGTCCCAGCTGGCCGTGATCTCTAGTAGCCCAGCAG gTGCTGTTGTCAACATCCCAGTAACCACGGCAAcagactccagcagcagcaagcagacAGCAGCCGCCAG TCTGGATGCTTCCACTCGTATGAAGCCGCTGCCCTCCGGCTCCCCCAGCTGGGCCCTGAGACTGCGTAACGCTCAG AAGTTGGGAGATTCCTACAGAGGTTTCTGCTGTTCAGAGGCAGAGTTGGAGGCCATCCTGTTGCTCCATAAGCAGCAGACTGGTTGTGTCTTTGGGACTCGTCAGTCTCCATCTGTGGACAAACCAGCAACCAGATTAATGTGGAAGTCTCAGTACGTCCCCTATGACGGCATCCCATTCGTCAATACAG GCAGCAGAGCGATCGCGATGGAGTGTCAGTTCGGACCTCGCAGGAAAGGACTGCAGTCCAACAAGAGCTCTGAACAAACTGCTGAGCTCTCATACAAAGCTACCTGTCCCGCCAg GATCTACATAAAGAAAGTTCGAAAGTTTCCAGAATTCAGAGTCCCATCAGAGccgacagcagacaggaagacgGTGAgacaggagcaggagaaggcCTTCCAGAGTCTGAAGAACCAGAACCTGGAGACAGGAGGGGTCATCAG gTTTTACCTGCAGCTCCCCACAGAGAGAGCTCACCTGTATCACACCGTGGACACGCCCCCTGTCCCCCCGCCTCTCCCTgacctcccccctccccccacccagccagaggaggaggaggaggcggaggagatgatggaggaggaagcagagcag AACAGAGTCATCCCGTCTCGCCTCCACCCGCGGGTGGCTGAGAGGATCCGGCAGCTGGTGGCAGCAGGTCATCATCAGGTCTACAGTGTCCGCAAACAGCTCAG gcaTTTTGTGGAGAAGGAACTCTTTAAATGTGATGGCCTTCCAGAGAGACACAACCTGAGATACTTCCCCACCGTCAACGACATCAAAAACCATATCCATGAGTCCCAGAAGGCCCTGGGGCTGACCAGCAGCTCCGCTgag tggacTGAAGCAAGTAGTGACCCTCTGATTGAGACggtcacactgacactgactcctgctgctgaag TGGACGGCAGCGACTCTTTGTCTCCTGAAGCTGTTCAGCTGTTCagttctctctcttctctgcagcCCAAGATCTTTGCTCAGCTGCAG GGAatcctccagcctcctcctcctctctcccccctccccccatctTCCTTCCTCCAGATTCCTGGTGGGgagtctgtggtggcatcaGGTCCAGAGGAGGTGCTGGATGAGGGGCAGCAGGTCAGTGGAGGAGGCCAGCATGTGGTTCCACAGAACGAAGAGAACATCCAGCTGCAGATCAATGACTCTGCTACCAGCA CTTCTCTGCTTCAGGCGGAGGTGAAAcacgaagaggaggagatgaagatgagggagTTGCAGGAGTCATCTGGTTCATGTTGA